The following are encoded in a window of Candidatus Baltobacteraceae bacterium genomic DNA:
- the fdhD gene encoding formate dehydrogenase accessory sulfurtransferase FdhD — MTRPGLVTPARITRFEDGAAREVDDELATEEPLEIRLRAGGETRSVAVTMRTPGNDFELAAGFLYSEGIVTSRDGVRAISYCIDREVDAEQRYNIVNVDLNAAALPELERLERHFTVNSSCGVCGKATIDALQTRADPIADDLRVTFATIAALSERMRAAQRVFSSTGGLHASALFDARGELIVLREDVGRHNALDKLAGWALMENKLPLRETILFVSGRASYELVQKCIVARIPVLCAVSAPSSLAVDLAREFNVTLCGFVRGTRANVYSAPERVSE; from the coding sequence GTGACGCGTCCCGGCCTCGTCACGCCGGCGCGAATCACGCGATTCGAAGACGGCGCAGCGCGCGAGGTCGACGACGAGCTGGCCACCGAGGAACCGCTCGAGATTCGCCTGCGTGCCGGCGGCGAAACGCGCAGCGTCGCCGTGACGATGCGCACACCGGGCAACGACTTCGAGCTAGCCGCGGGCTTTTTGTATAGCGAAGGCATCGTTACGTCGCGCGACGGCGTGCGCGCAATCTCGTACTGCATCGATCGCGAAGTCGACGCGGAGCAGCGCTACAACATCGTGAACGTCGATCTCAACGCTGCCGCGCTGCCGGAGCTCGAACGGCTCGAACGTCACTTCACGGTTAACAGCTCCTGCGGCGTCTGCGGCAAGGCGACCATCGACGCGCTCCAAACGCGCGCAGATCCGATCGCCGACGATCTGCGCGTCACGTTCGCGACGATCGCCGCTCTTTCGGAGCGCATGCGCGCGGCACAGCGGGTCTTTTCCTCGACCGGCGGCCTGCACGCATCGGCACTCTTCGACGCGCGAGGCGAACTCATCGTACTACGCGAGGATGTTGGCCGTCACAACGCGTTGGACAAACTCGCCGGCTGGGCGCTGATGGAGAACAAACTGCCGCTTCGAGAGACGATTCTTTTCGTGAGCGGACGCGCGAGCTACGAACTCGTACAGAAATGCATCGTCGCACGCATCCCCGTGCTCTGCGCCGTATCCGCCCCCAGCAGTCTCGCCGTCGACCTGGCACGCGAATTCAACGTCACCCTCTGCGGCTTCGTACGAGGCACCCGTGCAAACGTCTACAGCGCACCGGAGCGAGTATCTGAATAG
- the nrfD gene encoding NrfD/PsrC family molybdoenzyme membrane anchor subunit yields the protein MTDASMRPPLPDDAFGGAASGNGELHPTVSYFGQPLLKKPHWEWNVVLYLFLGGLMGGSGILAALGDGSGNENDRKLARNAKYASLGLAVACPAILITHLGKPERFLNMLRIVKFKSPMSMGVWGLIAFSGVATLNAAAQFFGVRSRLLNWPQAALGAFIAGYTGVLLSATAIPVWSKGKYHVPAMCVASGLSGACALHGLLLAGDAPDTHNRLEKLEFIAAAAEAALILDYQRFAGEYGKPMFQGARGEKFRNVTLVAGIAVPALLHFSALFSKPNPAAKPGLLRSVLAAGLTLVGAYVMRETLIEAGKASADDPSVAFRQPE from the coding sequence ATGACCGACGCATCGATGCGTCCGCCGCTGCCCGACGACGCGTTCGGCGGCGCCGCGTCCGGCAATGGCGAGCTGCATCCGACCGTTTCGTATTTCGGGCAACCGCTGCTCAAGAAACCGCACTGGGAATGGAACGTCGTTCTCTATCTTTTTCTCGGCGGGCTCATGGGCGGGAGCGGCATCCTCGCCGCGCTCGGCGACGGCAGCGGCAACGAGAACGATCGCAAACTCGCGCGCAACGCGAAGTATGCCTCGCTCGGACTCGCGGTCGCTTGCCCGGCGATTTTGATCACACACCTCGGCAAGCCCGAACGTTTTCTCAACATGCTGCGCATCGTCAAGTTCAAATCGCCCATGTCGATGGGCGTTTGGGGCCTCATCGCGTTTTCCGGAGTCGCAACGCTCAATGCCGCCGCGCAATTCTTCGGCGTTCGCTCGCGTCTGCTCAATTGGCCGCAAGCGGCGCTCGGCGCGTTCATCGCCGGCTACACCGGCGTGCTGCTCAGCGCGACCGCCATTCCCGTCTGGTCGAAAGGCAAATACCACGTCCCCGCGATGTGCGTTGCATCGGGACTCTCGGGCGCCTGCGCGCTGCACGGACTCTTGCTCGCCGGCGACGCACCCGATACGCACAATCGCCTCGAAAAGCTCGAGTTCATCGCCGCCGCCGCCGAAGCCGCGCTCATTCTCGATTACCAGCGTTTCGCAGGCGAATACGGCAAACCGATGTTTCAAGGCGCGCGCGGCGAGAAATTCCGCAACGTTACGCTCGTCGCCGGCATCGCCGTTCCGGCCCTGCTGCACTTTAGCGCGCTGTTCTCCAAGCCGAATCCGGCCGCCAAACCCGGACTTCTCAGGAGCGTGCTCGCCGCTGGCCTCACGCTCGTCGGTGCGTACGTGATGCGCGAGACGCTCATCGAAGCCGGCAAGGCGTCGGCCGACGATCCGTCGGTAGCATTCCGACAACCGGAGTGA
- a CDS encoding OFA family MFS transporter, with product MSSAAPARDTGNRWLIAIAGVIVMICLGTVYSWSLFVRPLIAAYQWSNQETSLVFELAIFFLGVGAIIGGRWQDRVGPRTVTIVGVLLWGIGVLLAGLLTPVMGKTAMYLFYGIIGGLGLGFGYITPVAMVTKWFPDKRGLASGMVVMGFGLGAFFYNNIVTKIPSFAAAAKAATAYATARAAATKAGTPFDAATYVLAPVHVHAIMSVFIVSGIVFVIIGGLCTLALRNPPEGYTRPGTLATAAASAHSYTPSEALRTMPFYLLWLILFLNVTAGILIVSNAVPIYSDLTGATAAAAGFIYGLLAVFNGLGRFFWGWISDKIGRNHTYVVMFLIQVVIFFIMGNLHSFAAVGICFGIILLCYGGGFGVMPSFNADYFGTKFLGQNYGMILTAWGVGGIVGPYIAAAVKDRTGSFTGALVPVAIMLLFAAIIPFLIKKPQRELIAPAVT from the coding sequence ATGTCATCTGCCGCTCCGGCCCGGGACACCGGCAATCGCTGGCTGATCGCCATCGCCGGCGTGATCGTCATGATCTGCCTCGGTACCGTCTACTCGTGGAGCCTGTTCGTTCGGCCGCTCATCGCGGCGTATCAATGGTCGAATCAGGAAACGTCGCTGGTCTTCGAACTGGCGATTTTTTTCTTGGGAGTCGGCGCGATTATCGGCGGTCGCTGGCAAGATCGTGTTGGTCCTCGTACCGTAACGATCGTCGGCGTGCTCCTTTGGGGCATCGGCGTCTTACTGGCCGGACTGCTCACGCCCGTGATGGGCAAAACGGCGATGTACCTCTTCTACGGCATCATCGGCGGGCTGGGGCTGGGATTCGGCTACATCACGCCGGTCGCGATGGTCACCAAATGGTTTCCGGATAAGCGCGGTCTCGCGAGCGGCATGGTGGTCATGGGGTTTGGCCTGGGCGCCTTCTTCTATAACAATATCGTCACCAAGATTCCGTCGTTCGCAGCGGCAGCCAAAGCCGCTACGGCGTACGCGACCGCCCGCGCCGCCGCAACCAAAGCCGGCACGCCGTTCGACGCAGCCACCTACGTGCTGGCACCCGTACACGTTCATGCGATCATGTCGGTGTTCATCGTTTCCGGTATCGTGTTCGTCATCATCGGCGGCCTCTGCACGCTCGCGCTGCGCAATCCGCCCGAAGGTTACACTCGCCCCGGGACGTTGGCGACCGCGGCGGCAAGCGCGCACAGCTATACGCCGAGCGAAGCCCTGCGAACGATGCCGTTCTATCTGCTCTGGCTGATCTTGTTCTTAAACGTTACGGCGGGTATTCTGATCGTTTCCAACGCCGTTCCGATCTATAGCGATCTCACCGGCGCGACCGCGGCCGCTGCCGGCTTTATCTACGGGCTGCTCGCCGTCTTCAACGGCCTCGGGCGATTCTTCTGGGGATGGATCAGCGACAAGATCGGGCGCAACCACACCTATGTGGTGATGTTCCTGATCCAAGTCGTGATCTTTTTCATCATGGGCAACCTGCACTCGTTCGCCGCAGTCGGCATTTGCTTCGGAATCATTCTGCTCTGCTACGGCGGCGGCTTCGGCGTGATGCCGTCGTTCAACGCGGACTATTTCGGAACGAAGTTCCTCGGCCAGAACTACGGGATGATCCTTACGGCGTGGGGCGTCGGCGGCATCGTCGGCCCGTACATCGCGGCGGCGGTGAAGGATCGCACCGGATCGTTCACCGGCGCGCTGGTTCCGGTCGCGATCATGCTGCTCTTCGCGGCTATCATTCCATTCCTCATCAAAAAGCCGCAACGCGAGCTTATCGCACCCGCGGTGACGTAG
- a CDS encoding branched-chain amino acid transaminase: MDLAQITVYTEGEFKAYGDAKVGLLTHGLQYGTGCFEGIRGFWVPQERELFLLQLAEHYERLAISAKILLMKLPHSVDELVAITAELVARNRFETDIYIRPCIFKAAEDIGVRLHNVADQFAIVPVPFTRYLDGSEGLKAGVSSWRRADDSSAPPRAKITGLYVNSALAKSEAIANGFDEAIMLSHDGHLAEGSAENIFLIKRGVLYTPDPSQNVLEGCTRRSIIEIAQDEFDLKVVERSIDRSELYGAEEVFFTGTAAGLIHVSSIDHRIVGDGRMGPITRKLGEFYAHAVRGDELAYTRWLTPTYATARKRAAAPA; encoded by the coding sequence GTGGATTTAGCACAGATCACCGTCTACACCGAAGGCGAGTTCAAGGCGTACGGCGATGCGAAGGTTGGCCTGCTGACGCACGGCTTGCAATACGGTACCGGGTGCTTCGAAGGCATTCGCGGTTTCTGGGTTCCGCAAGAACGCGAACTCTTCTTACTCCAACTTGCCGAGCATTATGAGCGCCTCGCGATTTCGGCGAAAATCCTGTTGATGAAACTGCCGCACTCCGTCGACGAGCTGGTGGCGATCACCGCGGAGCTGGTCGCGCGCAACCGGTTCGAGACCGACATCTACATTCGCCCGTGCATCTTCAAGGCGGCCGAAGATATCGGCGTGCGGCTGCACAACGTGGCCGATCAGTTCGCGATCGTGCCGGTGCCGTTTACGCGCTACCTCGACGGCAGCGAAGGGCTCAAAGCCGGCGTTTCGTCGTGGCGCCGCGCCGACGACTCTTCGGCGCCGCCGCGCGCGAAGATCACCGGTCTCTACGTTAATAGCGCGTTAGCGAAGAGCGAAGCCATTGCAAACGGCTTCGACGAGGCGATCATGCTCTCGCACGACGGTCATCTAGCCGAGGGTTCGGCCGAAAATATCTTCTTGATCAAGCGCGGCGTGCTCTACACACCGGATCCGTCGCAGAACGTGCTCGAAGGGTGTACCCGCCGCTCGATCATCGAGATCGCGCAGGACGAGTTCGACCTAAAGGTCGTCGAGCGCTCGATCGATCGCAGCGAACTCTACGGTGCCGAAGAAGTCTTTTTCACCGGAACGGCCGCCGGCCTCATTCACGTCTCGTCGATCGATCATCGGATCGTCGGGGATGGACGCATGGGGCCGATTACCCGCAAACTCGGCGAATTTTACGCGCACGCGGTTCGTGGCGACGAGCTAGCGTATACGCGCTGGCTGACGCCGACGTACGCTACGGCGCGGAAGAGGGCTGCGGCTCCGGCGTAG
- a CDS encoding 4Fe-4S dicluster domain-containing protein — MANGFFTDTTLCIGCKACEVACKQWNELPSDGFEFSGNSYDNTLQLSGTTWRHVSFVEQMEVDRGGTLTDRWLMMSDVCKHCTHAGCMEACPTGAIVRNEFGDVYIQPDVCNGCGYCVVSCPFGVVDLIGNKGGDHQGYNYANIDKGRREDDATAMQANGGVAGKCTLCYDRQRDGLVPACAKACPTESIQFGDVDELKERAKARVESLQERGVGAYLYGVDSDSSVGDLNAFFLLTERPEAYNLPARPVLPSTHQPASYTSAALAAAALALVGAAIFRSAR; from the coding sequence ATGGCTAACGGCTTCTTCACCGATACGACGCTCTGCATCGGCTGTAAAGCCTGCGAGGTCGCGTGCAAGCAGTGGAACGAGCTGCCCTCGGACGGATTCGAGTTTTCCGGCAATTCGTACGATAACACGCTGCAGCTTTCGGGTACGACCTGGCGGCACGTCTCTTTCGTGGAGCAGATGGAAGTCGATCGCGGCGGCACGCTGACGGATCGCTGGCTGATGATGAGCGACGTCTGCAAACACTGCACGCACGCCGGCTGCATGGAAGCCTGCCCCACGGGCGCGATCGTGCGCAATGAGTTCGGCGACGTTTACATTCAGCCCGACGTCTGCAACGGTTGCGGCTACTGCGTGGTGTCGTGCCCGTTCGGCGTGGTGGATCTGATCGGCAACAAAGGCGGCGACCACCAAGGCTACAACTACGCCAACATCGATAAAGGCCGTCGCGAAGACGACGCGACCGCCATGCAAGCGAATGGCGGTGTGGCTGGGAAGTGTACGCTGTGTTACGATCGCCAGCGAGACGGACTGGTTCCGGCCTGCGCCAAGGCGTGTCCGACCGAGTCGATCCAATTCGGCGACGTCGACGAGCTCAAGGAGCGCGCGAAGGCGCGCGTTGAGAGCCTGCAGGAGCGCGGCGTGGGAGCGTACCTCTACGGCGTCGATTCCGACAGTTCGGTCGGCGATCTCAACGCGTTCTTCTTGCTGACCGAACGCCCCGAAGCATACAATCTCCCCGCCAGACCCGTGCTTCCTTCGACGCACCAACCGGCAAGTTATACGAGCGCGGCGCTCGCCGCGGCCGCGCTGGCACTCGTCGGCGCCGCGATCTTCCGGAGCGCCCGATGA
- a CDS encoding ABC transporter permease, which translates to MNGGFALLLTLVTLTLVKATPIVYAALGGVLSERAGVINIGLEGMMAIGAFAAVVASNVSGSAIVGLLAGIAAGALFGFILGLAATKFKVDQIVAGTGINLIASGAAAYGLVLIFNQPGASPQVNALGNGYWVLVVFALVCTLGISWLLYRTPWGLRVRACGENPGAVKSAGLDPLRLRLIAVVCSGALAGLGGAFLSIGEVNLYSDGMTAGRGFIALAAVIFGRWTPWGATGAAIFFGFFEALQFVLQGRVAWLPSDAMQALPYLAALFALGGLIGKVRAPASDGVPY; encoded by the coding sequence ATGAACGGCGGCTTCGCACTCTTGCTCACGCTCGTGACGCTCACGCTCGTCAAAGCGACCCCGATCGTCTACGCGGCACTGGGCGGCGTTCTCTCCGAGCGCGCGGGCGTCATCAACATCGGCCTCGAGGGCATGATGGCGATCGGCGCGTTCGCGGCGGTCGTCGCGAGCAACGTTAGCGGCAGCGCGATCGTGGGACTGCTTGCCGGCATCGCCGCCGGCGCGCTCTTCGGCTTCATTCTCGGTTTGGCGGCCACGAAATTCAAAGTCGATCAGATCGTCGCCGGGACCGGCATCAATCTCATTGCGTCGGGCGCCGCCGCTTACGGATTGGTTTTGATCTTCAATCAGCCCGGAGCGAGTCCGCAGGTCAACGCACTCGGCAACGGCTATTGGGTGCTCGTCGTCTTCGCACTAGTCTGCACGCTCGGGATCTCCTGGCTGCTGTATCGAACGCCGTGGGGCCTACGCGTCCGCGCCTGCGGCGAAAACCCTGGGGCGGTCAAATCGGCCGGGCTCGACCCGCTGCGATTGCGCTTAATCGCCGTGGTCTGCAGCGGTGCACTCGCGGGACTCGGCGGCGCGTTTCTCTCGATCGGTGAAGTGAATCTCTACTCCGACGGCATGACGGCCGGGCGCGGATTCATCGCACTCGCCGCGGTGATCTTCGGACGCTGGACGCCCTGGGGCGCGACCGGCGCGGCCATCTTTTTCGGATTCTTCGAAGCGTTGCAGTTTGTTTTACAGGGAAGGGTTGCTTGGCTGCCGAGCGATGCGATGCAAGCGCTCCCATATCTCGCGGCGCTCTTCGCACTCGGCGGCCTGATCGGCAAAGTCCGTGCGCCGGCCTCCGACGGCGTTCCGTATTGA
- a CDS encoding serine hydrolase, whose protein sequence is MRRISIVLALVYLMVSFPAAARASIDMPAPFAKLQSLLRGVAHRAPGRVAMEVRDLATGYTSKFNANTVMPAASTIKIPVMVEVFRQMELGRFDLNRRVELLASDKDWGSGTLCDAPVGTTYPVSRLLTEMITVSDNTAANMLIRLVGRHHINSTMYGLGLHDTRLGNYIRTDGWNVRAELRTTPNDMVTLLTQMAKNELIDEWSSKQMIAILEADEINTLLPASLPQIPIAHKTGSFSDTLNDVGIVYSPGAPYVIAVMTTDLPTLSSGRRFIRNVSRLAYHGLAHFAKWRVANGLDTPITAPAEAMPDPQATPASGDAPMWGSHAAPPVTAAVATATPEPQPSSAP, encoded by the coding sequence ATGCGACGTATTTCCATCGTACTCGCGCTCGTTTACCTCATGGTCTCGTTCCCGGCGGCGGCGCGCGCAAGCATCGACATGCCGGCACCTTTTGCAAAACTGCAGTCTCTTCTGCGCGGCGTCGCACACCGCGCGCCCGGACGCGTTGCGATGGAGGTCCGCGACCTGGCCACCGGCTACACGTCGAAGTTCAACGCCAATACCGTGATGCCGGCCGCGTCGACGATCAAGATTCCCGTGATGGTCGAAGTCTTTCGTCAAATGGAACTCGGCCGCTTCGATCTCAACCGGCGCGTCGAACTGCTTGCATCGGATAAAGATTGGGGCTCCGGCACGCTCTGCGACGCACCGGTCGGCACGACGTACCCGGTTTCGCGTCTGCTCACCGAGATGATCACCGTCAGCGACAACACCGCGGCGAACATGCTCATCCGCCTGGTGGGCCGGCACCACATCAACAGCACCATGTACGGTCTGGGTTTGCACGACACGCGTTTGGGAAACTACATTCGCACCGACGGCTGGAACGTTCGCGCCGAACTGCGCACGACGCCCAACGACATGGTGACCCTGCTCACGCAGATGGCCAAGAACGAATTGATCGACGAATGGTCGTCGAAACAGATGATCGCCATTCTCGAGGCCGATGAAATCAACACACTCCTACCCGCATCGTTGCCGCAGATTCCGATCGCGCACAAAACCGGATCGTTCAGCGACACGCTCAACGATGTCGGGATCGTCTATTCGCCCGGCGCGCCGTACGTGATCGCCGTCATGACCACCGACCTGCCGACGCTCTCGTCCGGGCGCCGGTTCATTCGTAACGTTTCGCGCCTGGCCTATCACGGTTTAGCGCATTTCGCGAAGTGGCGCGTCGCGAACGGGCTCGACACGCCGATTACCGCACCCGCCGAAGCCATGCCGGATCCGCAAGCGACGCCGGCCTCCGGCGATGCGCCGATGTGGGGCTCGCACGCAGCACCCCCGGTCACCGCAGCCGTCGCGACGGCTACGCCGGAGCCGCAGCCCTCTTCCGCGCCGTAG